A part of Fimbriiglobus ruber genomic DNA contains:
- a CDS encoding beta strand repeat-containing protein has protein sequence MNNSSAFDGTGGIYMNTGTGSITNCTFTGNTSGNDYGGAIYWLNGTLTIDQSTFTDNSSTAGGGAIFAAAEGINTPVNITRSTFIGNSAPAGGALYLAQSSGATTITATNSLFLNNTASADGAVAAFYPNGTTNTLNLINSSFYGNSVTGSGATGLFSGGTSRVNITNSILYGDHTPNVFSQASPVTSSSVQFSDVEGSGFAGVNGNISADPLYVKPGGGDLHILSTSPAIGAGTIGADIPAVDFDGNPRGNPPDMGAFEGAPTHFGISAPATATAGNAFTFTVTAEDIDNNPIINYGGTVHFTSSDGSAVLPADTTLTDGVGTFSATLDTAGGQTIAAADTVTSGLTGTSNTVTVSPGATTQLLVTVPDPAVSYSNYTTTVTAEDAFHNQTNYNGTVTFTSSDPSFINPGPLTLSNGIGSENGAALKTAGTQTVTATDTVNPSITGTATTTVVPGPMTGLGISWPDNATTGVPTSITVYARDLFGNVIPNYTGTVHFSSSDPNATLPADTTLTNGIGTFNVTFNTDGNQTITVTDTSNPSFTATTDQIVVIGLVTHLGVTAAPTTTPAGSQIQVTVAALDASDNEVSGYNGTIHFTSSDTAAGLPADQVGNGAYAVILSTVGSQTITVTDTADSSINGTSNLVTVTPAAATQFAISAPATVTAGTPFTFTVTALDPFGNVATGYTGTVHFDSTNGTASLPADATLTNGTGTFTATLNTAGIQTITATDTASSFSDTSGSITVTPVVTPRTADLAINATSIVIGGTGFDPDKANDSVTFSDGAAGTVTAATPTSLTIAFSTPPTGPGSLTVVVTTNTVDSGSPVQIATVIGIPTANAQSVNVSENTATAVTLTGTDPDAPPLPLTYTVTTNPTHGTLTGTAPNLTYTPDAGYFGPDSFQFTDANGTLTSAPATVTLTDIGTPAANAQSVTTAEGVAAAITLTGSDPNTPPRSLTYTVTVNPAHGTLSGTAPNLTYTPDAGYFGPDSFQFTDTNGTLTSTPATVTLTVVGTPTATAQSVTTAVGTATAVTLTGSDPNTPPRAMTYIVTANPVHGTLSGTAPNLTYTPDAGYFGTDSFQFKVNNGTADSIPATVSLAVINSPTADDQSVTLAEGGNAAITLTGADSNVPPLPLTYTVTVAPAHGTLSGTAPDLTYTPDAGYFGPDSFQFTDTNGTVTSTPAAVTFTVVGTPTANAQTVTTGLGTAAAVTLTGTDPNTPPLSLTYTITANPTHGTLSGTAPDLTYTPDAGYFGPDSFQFTDTNGTATSTPAAVTFTVVGIPTANAQTVTTAQGTAAAVTLTGTDPNTPPLSLAYTVTTGPSHGTLSGTAPDLTYTPDAGYFGPDSFQFTDTNGTTTSAPATVSLTIVGTPTATAQTETTAEGTAVAVTLTGTDPNTPPQSLTFTVTTGPAHGTLTGTGADLTYTPDAGYFGPIRSSSPTPTAPPPVPPPRCPSPSSARPPRPPRQ, from the coding sequence ATGAACAACTCGAGTGCGTTTGACGGCACCGGCGGGATCTACATGAACACGGGTACCGGCTCCATCACCAATTGCACGTTCACAGGCAACACGTCCGGCAACGACTATGGGGGCGCGATCTACTGGCTGAACGGTACCCTCACCATCGACCAGTCGACGTTCACCGACAACAGCTCGACCGCCGGGGGCGGGGCGATTTTCGCGGCCGCGGAAGGGATTAATACGCCGGTCAACATCACGCGGAGTACGTTCATCGGGAATTCGGCGCCGGCGGGCGGTGCGTTGTACCTGGCGCAGAGTTCCGGTGCCACCACGATTACTGCCACGAATAGCCTGTTTCTCAACAACACCGCTTCCGCCGACGGCGCCGTGGCTGCTTTCTATCCCAATGGCACCACGAACACCCTGAACCTGATCAACAGTAGCTTCTACGGCAACAGCGTCACCGGTTCGGGCGCCACCGGTCTCTTTTCCGGCGGCACTAGCCGGGTCAACATCACGAACAGCATCCTCTACGGCGACCACACGCCCAACGTGTTCTCCCAGGCGAGTCCGGTCACGTCGTCGTCCGTTCAGTTTAGCGACGTCGAGGGCAGCGGGTTCGCGGGGGTCAACGGCAACATCAGCGCCGACCCTCTCTACGTGAAACCCGGTGGCGGCGACCTGCACATCCTCTCCACTTCGCCTGCGATCGGTGCCGGGACAATCGGGGCCGACATTCCGGCGGTCGATTTCGACGGCAACCCGCGCGGCAATCCTCCCGACATGGGGGCGTTCGAGGGCGCGCCGACACACTTTGGGATTTCCGCCCCCGCGACGGCCACTGCTGGAAACGCCTTCACCTTTACGGTGACGGCCGAAGACATCGACAACAACCCCATCATCAACTACGGCGGCACCGTCCACTTCACCAGCAGCGACGGCTCGGCCGTGCTGCCGGCCGATACCACCTTGACCGACGGCGTCGGCACGTTCTCGGCGACGCTCGATACCGCCGGCGGCCAGACGATTGCGGCCGCCGACACGGTTACTTCCGGCCTCACGGGCACCAGTAACACCGTCACGGTCTCCCCGGGCGCCACGACGCAACTACTCGTCACGGTTCCCGACCCGGCCGTGTCGTATAGTAACTACACGACAACCGTCACTGCCGAGGACGCTTTCCATAACCAGACCAACTACAACGGGACAGTGACCTTTACCAGTTCAGACCCGTCCTTTATCAACCCGGGCCCTCTCACTCTGAGCAACGGTATTGGATCAGAAAACGGCGCCGCACTCAAGACGGCCGGTACCCAGACGGTTACCGCGACCGACACCGTGAACCCGAGCATCACCGGCACGGCGACGACCACTGTTGTGCCCGGGCCTATGACCGGCTTGGGCATAAGTTGGCCGGATAACGCAACAACGGGTGTACCAACCTCCATCACCGTCTACGCCCGGGATCTGTTCGGCAACGTCATCCCCAATTACACCGGGACAGTCCACTTTTCCAGTTCAGACCCCAACGCCACTCTCCCCGCCGACACCACCCTGACCAACGGGATCGGGACTTTTAACGTCACTTTCAACACCGACGGCAATCAAACGATCACGGTTACCGACACCAGTAACCCGTCTTTCACCGCGACGACAGACCAGATCGTTGTGATCGGGCTGGTCACCCACTTGGGTGTGACTGCTGCGCCAACGACTACGCCGGCCGGGTCCCAGATTCAGGTGACGGTGGCGGCACTCGACGCGTCCGACAACGAGGTGAGCGGGTACAACGGTACGATTCATTTCACGAGCAGCGATACGGCAGCCGGCCTGCCCGCGGATCAGGTGGGCAACGGCGCTTACGCGGTCATCTTAAGCACTGTCGGTTCGCAGACGATCACGGTCACCGACACCGCGGATTCGAGTATCAATGGGACTTCAAACCTCGTCACCGTGACCCCCGCAGCCGCCACCCAATTCGCCATTTCCGCCCCGGCCACCGTGACGGCCGGGACGCCGTTTACCTTCACGGTCACCGCCCTCGATCCCTTCGGCAACGTCGCCACCGGGTATACCGGGACCGTTCACTTCGACAGCACCAACGGGACGGCCAGCCTGCCGGCCGACGCGACTCTGACCAACGGGACGGGCACGTTCACGGCCACACTGAATACGGCGGGCATTCAGACGATCACCGCCACCGACACCGCGTCTTCCTTCTCCGATACCAGTGGCTCCATCACCGTGACCCCTGTGGTCACGCCCCGCACGGCCGACCTGGCCATCAACGCGACCAGCATCGTCATCGGCGGGACCGGCTTCGATCCCGACAAGGCGAACGACAGCGTGACCTTCAGCGACGGCGCCGCCGGCACCGTCACGGCCGCGACCCCGACCTCTCTGACCATAGCCTTCTCCACGCCGCCGACCGGTCCCGGCAGCCTGACCGTTGTCGTCACCACCAACACCGTGGACAGCGGCTCTCCCGTTCAAATCGCGACAGTGATCGGCATTCCGACCGCCAACGCCCAATCGGTAAATGTCTCCGAGAACACGGCCACCGCCGTGACCCTGACCGGGACTGACCCGGACGCCCCACCCCTGCCCCTGACCTACACCGTCACCACCAACCCGACCCACGGCACCCTGACCGGCACAGCCCCGAACCTGACGTACACCCCGGACGCCGGGTACTTCGGACCCGACAGCTTCCAGTTCACCGACGCCAACGGAACGCTGACGAGTGCGCCGGCCACGGTCACACTTACGGACATCGGCACGCCGGCCGCGAACGCCCAGTCGGTGACGACCGCGGAAGGGGTGGCAGCCGCGATCACCCTGACGGGCAGCGACCCGAACACGCCGCCCCGATCCCTGACGTACACCGTCACCGTCAACCCGGCACACGGGACGCTGTCGGGCACCGCACCGAACTTGACGTACACCCCGGACGCCGGGTACTTCGGCCCGGACAGCTTCCAGTTCACCGACACCAACGGAACGCTGACGAGTACGCCGGCCACGGTCACACTCACGGTCGTCGGCACGCCGACCGCCACCGCCCAGTCGGTGACGACCGCGGTAGGAACCGCAACGGCGGTGACTCTGACGGGTAGCGACCCGAACACGCCGCCCCGAGCCATGACGTACATCGTCACCGCCAATCCGGTCCACGGCACCCTGTCGGGGACGGCCCCGAACTTGACCTACACCCCGGACGCCGGGTACTTCGGAACCGATTCGTTCCAATTTAAGGTCAACAACGGGACGGCTGACAGCATCCCCGCCACGGTCAGCCTGGCCGTTATCAATTCGCCGACCGCCGACGACCAATCGGTGACCCTGGCCGAGGGGGGAAATGCGGCGATCACATTGACCGGGGCCGACTCGAATGTGCCGCCCCTGCCGTTGACCTACACGGTGACGGTCGCCCCCGCACACGGCACACTCTCGGGGACGGCACCGGACCTGACGTACACCCCGGACGCCGGGTACTTCGGACCCGATTCGTTCCAGTTTACCGACACCAACGGCACCGTCACCAGCACGCCAGCCGCGGTCACATTCACGGTCGTCGGTACACCCACCGCGAACGCCCAGACCGTGACCACTGGCCTGGGGACGGCCGCGGCCGTCACCCTGACCGGCACCGATCCGAACACCCCGCCCCTGTCCCTGACCTACACGATCACCGCTAACCCGACCCACGGCACCCTGTCCGGCACCGCACCGGACCTGACGTATACCCCGGACGCCGGATACTTCGGACCCGATTCGTTCCAGTTCACCGACACCAACGGGACGGCCACCAGCACGCCGGCCGCAGTCACATTCACGGTCGTCGGCATACCCACCGCGAACGCCCAGACGGTAACCACAGCCCAGGGGACAGCCGCAGCCGTCACCCTGACCGGGACCGATCCGAACACACCGCCCTTAAGCTTGGCGTACACCGTAACCACTGGCCCATCCCACGGCACCCTGTCGGGCACCGCCCCGGACCTGACCTACACCCCGGACGCCGGGTACTTCGGACCCGATTCGTTCCAGTTCACCGACACCAACGGGACGACCACCAGTGCCCCCGCCACGGTGTCCCTCACCATCGTCGGCACGCCCACCGCGACCGCCCAAACAGAGACGACCGCGGAGGGGACGGCGGTCGCCGTCACCCTGACCGGGACCGATCCGAATACGCCGCCCCAGTCGCTGACCTTTACCGTTACCACCGGTCCGGCCCACGGAACGCTCACCGGGACCGGGGCGGACCTGACGTACACTCCCGACGCCGGATACTTCGGTCCGATTCGTTCCAGTTCACCGACACCAACGGCACCGCCACCAGTGCCCCCGCCACGGTGTCCCTCACCATCGTCGGCGCGCCCACCGCGACCGCCCAGACAGTGA
- a CDS encoding Ig-like domain-containing protein produces MTTAEGTAAAVTLAGTDPNTPPQSLTFTVTTGPAHGTLTGTGADLTYTPTPDTSDRTPSSLPTPTAPPPVPPPPRPLS; encoded by the coding sequence GTGACGACCGCGGAGGGGACGGCGGCCGCCGTCACCCTAGCCGGGACCGATCCGAACACGCCGCCCCAGTCGCTGACCTTTACCGTTACCACCGGTCCGGCCCACGGAACGCTCACCGGGACCGGGGCGGACCTGACGTACACCCCGACGCCGGATACTTCGGACCGGACACCTTCCAGTTTACCGACACCAACGGCACCGCCACCAGTTCCCCCGCCGCCGCGACCCTTGTCGTAG
- a CDS encoding FG-GAP repeat domain-containing protein produces the protein MVSVYNGNGTLAYTVQAFPNGTGVRATLADVNGDGVPDVIATTGPGVPVQVVVIDGATKAVIRTFSPFEASFTGGAYVAAGDVNGDGKADIAVSADETGSSRVVVYDGATGDTLANFFGIQDPAFRGGARVAIGDVNGDGLADLIVSAGDGGGPRVAVYDGASLRPGQSPVKLVADFFAFDSSLRDGAYVTAGDLNGDGFDDLIFGGGPTGGPRVLALDGASLTGPGGSVVTITSYFAGDSSLRAGVQLAAKDVDGDGKADLIESVPTSTGSQVSVVPGANIGPTSGPTTTEIDPYPGFLGGVYLG, from the coding sequence ATGGTGTCCGTGTACAACGGCAACGGCACCCTCGCCTACACCGTCCAGGCGTTCCCGAACGGGACCGGCGTCCGGGCCACCCTCGCCGACGTCAACGGGGACGGCGTGCCGGACGTGATCGCGACGACCGGCCCCGGGGTGCCCGTTCAGGTCGTGGTGATCGACGGGGCGACCAAGGCGGTCATTCGGACATTCTCGCCGTTCGAGGCGTCGTTCACCGGCGGGGCGTACGTGGCCGCCGGGGACGTGAACGGCGACGGGAAAGCGGACATCGCCGTCTCGGCCGACGAGACCGGCAGCTCCCGCGTGGTGGTCTACGACGGGGCCACCGGGGACACCCTGGCCAACTTCTTCGGCATCCAGGACCCCGCGTTCCGCGGCGGCGCGCGGGTGGCGATCGGGGACGTGAACGGGGACGGGCTCGCCGACCTGATCGTCTCGGCCGGGGACGGCGGGGGGCCACGGGTCGCCGTGTACGACGGCGCGTCGCTCCGCCCCGGTCAGTCCCCCGTCAAGTTGGTGGCCGACTTCTTCGCGTTCGATTCGAGCCTGCGGGACGGGGCGTACGTGACGGCCGGTGACCTGAACGGGGACGGGTTCGACGACCTGATCTTCGGCGGCGGTCCGACCGGCGGCCCGCGGGTTCTCGCCCTGGACGGGGCGTCCCTGACCGGACCGGGCGGGTCGGTCGTGACCATCACCAGTTACTTCGCGGGCGACTCCTCCCTGCGGGCCGGCGTCCAGTTGGCGGCCAAGGACGTGGACGGCGACGGAAAAGCCGACCTGATCGAATCGGTTCCCACCTCGACCGGGTCACAGGTGTCCGTGGTACCCGGGGCGAACATCGGACCCACCAGCGGGCCGACGACCACCGAGATCGACCCCTACCCCGGCTTCCTCGGCGGGGTCTACCTCGGCTAA
- a CDS encoding type II toxin-antitoxin system PemK/MazF family toxin, with translation MNIKRGDVVLAWYPFSSGTGGKRRPCLVVQNDPDNVRLANTVVAQITSNIRAATEPTQLLIKVNTPEGQQAGLLHDSLVSCNNLATIEQALIDRAIGSLPATTMTKVDECLKVSLQIA, from the coding sequence ATGAACATCAAGCGGGGTGATGTTGTGCTGGCCTGGTATCCGTTCTCATCCGGAACCGGCGGCAAGCGGCGGCCCTGCCTCGTGGTACAAAACGATCCGGACAATGTTCGTTTGGCGAATACCGTGGTGGCCCAGATCACTTCAAACATACGTGCCGCTACAGAACCGACGCAACTTTTGATCAAGGTCAATACACCTGAAGGTCAGCAGGCAGGTTTGTTGCACGATTCCCTGGTCTCTTGCAACAACCTGGCGACGATCGAGCAAGCCCTGATCGATCGAGCCATTGGGTCGCTTCCGGCGACGACGATGACAAAGGTCGACGAGTGCCTGAAAGTCTCGCTTCAAATCGCCTAA
- a CDS encoding MgtC/SapB family protein: MPSLSFAVGIIAALLMGMAIGLERQWRQHPAGLRTNTLVALGAALFVSLSLLMNDTNSPTRIASYVVSGLGFLGGGVILRDGLNVKGLNTAASLWCSGAVGTLCGAGFAGHALFGTAAVLAVHFGLRPLARWMDTRTKMATDVETYYRLRVEAEASHDAHIRHILLRHIGGHAKLNLQGLSTEDTETNRVVVLADIFALERNDRAMEEIVARVSIEPEVKAVSWQRTEG; this comes from the coding sequence ATGCCGTCGTTGTCGTTCGCGGTGGGCATCATCGCCGCCTTATTGATGGGAATGGCGATCGGACTGGAGCGGCAGTGGCGGCAGCACCCCGCGGGGCTGCGCACGAACACGCTGGTCGCTCTCGGGGCGGCGCTGTTCGTATCCCTGTCGCTGCTCATGAACGACACGAACAGCCCGACGCGGATCGCCTCTTACGTCGTCAGTGGACTGGGGTTCCTGGGCGGCGGCGTGATCTTGCGCGACGGGTTGAACGTCAAGGGGCTCAACACCGCCGCCTCGCTGTGGTGTAGTGGGGCGGTCGGGACGCTCTGCGGGGCGGGGTTCGCGGGCCACGCCCTGTTCGGGACCGCGGCCGTTCTCGCCGTGCATTTCGGCTTGAGGCCGTTGGCGAGATGGATGGACACCCGGACCAAAATGGCGACCGACGTGGAGACATACTACCGACTCCGCGTCGAGGCCGAGGCGAGCCACGATGCCCACATTCGGCACATCCTGTTGCGGCACATCGGCGGCCACGCGAAGTTGAATCTGCAGGGGCTGTCGACCGAGGACACGGAGACGAACCGGGTGGTGGTGCTGGCCGACATATTCGCCTTGGAACGGAACGACCGGGCGATGGAAGAAATTGTCGCGCGTGTCAGCATCGAGCCGGAAGTGAAGGCGGTCAGTTGGCAACGGACGGAAGGGTGA
- a CDS encoding ISKra4 family transposase — protein sequence MTCPHCRESARCKGFKSRQLVSLFGPLEYSRHYYLCRHCHHGISPLDGVLGLRAHDLTPAADEVVCLSGLEDSFATAADTVLPRLAGLRVSESTVQRATEAAGERLAEAQHAGQTFGPSTPWAWHKDADGKTVGYVSVDATGVGQQGSRGAKAEGRMAYIGMIDNPVPEERPRWANPTAAKRPEWKARYVSQVRSLAELAEPLRRQASQVNLGGADRWVALSDGGIGLEDFLRANFPRVEAVILDFYHVAEYVAKLSRVLHPGDADADRRWRETTCEELKTSGGSAVLEKVRSLDLADRAGAASVRAEVVTYFTNQTHRMDYPHYLAQGWQIGSGPVESACKTVIGERMKGGGMRWGEDGADAMSHLRALFCSSDNQWAAFWSKN from the coding sequence ATGACGTGCCCGCACTGCCGGGAATCGGCCCGGTGCAAGGGATTCAAGTCCCGTCAATTGGTCAGCCTGTTCGGTCCGCTCGAGTACTCCCGGCACTACTACTTGTGCCGGCACTGCCACCACGGGATATCGCCCCTGGACGGGGTGCTCGGGTTACGGGCTCACGACCTGACCCCGGCCGCCGACGAGGTCGTCTGCCTGTCCGGGTTGGAGGATAGTTTCGCCACGGCCGCCGACACGGTGTTGCCGCGGTTGGCCGGTCTGCGAGTGAGTGAGTCGACGGTCCAGCGGGCGACCGAGGCCGCCGGCGAGCGGTTGGCCGAAGCCCAACATGCGGGCCAGACGTTCGGCCCGTCGACCCCGTGGGCGTGGCACAAGGATGCCGACGGGAAAACGGTCGGTTACGTGTCGGTCGACGCCACCGGCGTCGGGCAACAAGGTTCCCGCGGTGCCAAGGCCGAGGGGCGGATGGCGTACATCGGGATGATTGACAACCCGGTCCCCGAGGAACGCCCACGGTGGGCGAATCCGACGGCGGCCAAGCGACCGGAGTGGAAGGCCCGGTACGTGTCCCAGGTGCGGTCGCTCGCGGAGTTGGCCGAGCCGTTGCGGCGACAAGCCTCCCAGGTGAATCTGGGCGGTGCCGATCGATGGGTCGCGTTGTCCGACGGGGGCATTGGGTTGGAGGACTTCCTGCGGGCGAATTTCCCCCGTGTGGAAGCCGTCATCTTGGACTTCTACCACGTGGCCGAATACGTCGCCAAACTGTCCCGCGTCCTGCATCCGGGGGACGCGGACGCGGACCGGCGATGGCGGGAGACGACGTGCGAGGAACTCAAGACCTCCGGCGGATCCGCCGTGCTAGAGAAGGTCCGGTCGTTGGATCTCGCCGACCGGGCCGGGGCGGCGAGTGTTCGTGCGGAGGTCGTGACGTACTTCACGAATCAGACCCATCGGATGGATTACCCGCACTACTTGGCCCAGGGCTGGCAGATCGGCAGTGGTCCGGTGGAGAGTGCCTGCAAGACGGTCATCGGGGAACGCATGAAGGGCGGGGGAATGCGTTGGGGCGAGGACGGCGCCGATGCGATGAGCCACTTGCGCGCGCTGTTTTGTAGCTCGGATAACCAGTGGGCGGCGTTTTGGTCTAAGAATTAG
- the rpsO gene encoding 30S ribosomal protein S15, which translates to MSITKDRKTELIQQFKRAESDTGSPEVQIALLTARINELTEHMRQHKKDFSSRRGLLKMVSSRSDLLKYLRQTERERYLAVIQKLGLRK; encoded by the coding sequence ATGTCGATCACGAAGGACCGGAAGACCGAGCTGATTCAACAATTCAAGCGAGCGGAATCCGACACCGGCTCGCCGGAAGTCCAGATTGCGCTGCTCACGGCCCGGATCAACGAGTTGACCGAGCACATGCGTCAGCACAAGAAAGACTTCTCCAGCCGACGGGGGCTGCTGAAGATGGTTAGCTCGCGGTCCGACCTGCTCAAATACCTCCGCCAAACCGAGCGGGAACGGTATCTGGCGGTCATCCAGAAGCTCGGGCTGCGGAAGTAA